The segment CACTTCCACACGCTGAACCATTTTTTCACCGACAAGCAGTTCATATTCGGTCAGATGACGATGGCCGACATCGCGATCTTCGTCCAACTTCACTATCTCTACACCGTGGTCAAATACGCGATCCCCCCGGAGCACAGAAATCTCCTCAGATGGATGGACCTCATGCGGCGCAGCTTGAAACTCGACTCGCTTCAAGCCGTCGCGGCATAACAACCGGGCGTCGGGAGCAATGAAGATTACGATAGACAGAAGCAAGTGCCGAGGCGTCAGGAACTGCGCCTCGATCGCGCCCAACGTCTTCGACATCGACGGCGAATTCAAAGCGATCGTCCTCGATCCCCACGGCGACGGCGACGAAGATATTATGAAAGCGGCCAAGTTCTGCCCCGTCCAGGCGATCCTCCTCGACGATGAAGAAAGCGGGAAGAGAATCTTTCCCTGAGCAGGCTGCTGAAATATCCCGCGCTCACCCTTCGACAAGTCTCAGAGCCTGCCCTGAGTTCATCGAAGGGGCGAACGGGTTTAGTATTCAATCGTTGATTGTCCGTTCGTGCTGAGCCCGTCGAAGCACGAAAAACTACGTTCACGACTTCGAGGCGGCTTTATTCTCCATCGTGGTTGAGAAAAAACCAAAGAAAGCGCCGGGCAAGCGAAGAAAAAAACCCGCGGGACAATCCTGCGGCCTGACTGCGACCGAGCTGCAGTCGGGCGCGGCGCCTCAGGAAATCGCCGAGCTGGGACGCGCCGTCGAGCGCGACGGCGGCAAAGTGCTCGGCGCCTACTGCGAGCCCTATGGCGGGCGGTG is part of the Candidatus Binatia bacterium genome and harbors:
- a CDS encoding ferredoxin — encoded protein: MKITIDRSKCRGVRNCASIAPNVFDIDGEFKAIVLDPHGDGDEDIMKAAKFCPVQAILLDDEESGKRIFP